One part of the Flavobacterium johnsoniae UW101 genome encodes these proteins:
- a CDS encoding glycosyltransferase family 4 protein codes for MRIILDPQIYNLQRYGGISRYYTEVFTLLAKDKNVTIITPLNNSTNIYFNNSVLNSFKQNIYGIIIKYFKKIKLYQRLKIQYIANLNFEKRLISAKYDLFIPTYYDVNFLKYIGSKPFVLTVYDMIHELFPEYFTNSEVLLKNKLLLMEKATRIIAVSENTKKDILKLYPHINESKIDVIYHGASIKIKNNIENILPDKYILFVGNRSIYKNFLFFINSISNLLKNEENLFLVCAGGGNFTNAENEYISRLGLKNKILFKSFVDDELGYFYKHAECFVFPSQYEGFGIPVLESMICGCPVVLGNHSSFPEVAGDAGVYFELNNSDDLVEKINTLIKNKSVREYFSKKGIEQAKKFSWEKAAVECITVYNIACKTN; via the coding sequence ATTATTTTAGATCCACAAATTTATAATCTACAGAGATATGGGGGGATTTCAAGATATTATACAGAAGTATTTACTTTATTAGCAAAAGATAAAAATGTCACAATAATTACACCTCTAAACAATTCAACTAATATTTATTTTAATAATAGTGTATTAAATTCGTTTAAGCAAAATATATATGGAATCATAATCAAATATTTTAAAAAGATTAAATTATATCAAAGGCTTAAAATACAGTATATTGCAAATTTAAACTTTGAAAAGAGGTTAATTAGCGCAAAATACGATTTATTTATACCAACATACTATGATGTTAATTTTCTAAAATATATAGGGTCTAAACCTTTTGTACTAACAGTTTATGATATGATTCATGAACTTTTCCCTGAGTACTTTACTAATTCAGAAGTTCTACTCAAAAACAAACTTTTGTTGATGGAGAAGGCAACTAGAATAATAGCAGTATCAGAAAATACTAAGAAAGATATTTTAAAATTGTACCCTCACATAAATGAATCTAAAATTGACGTAATTTATCATGGAGCATCTATTAAAATAAAAAATAATATTGAAAATATACTGCCAGATAAGTATATTTTATTTGTTGGAAATAGATCAATTTACAAAAACTTTCTTTTTTTTATTAATTCTATTTCTAATTTATTGAAAAATGAGGAGAACCTTTTTTTAGTATGCGCTGGAGGAGGAAATTTTACTAATGCAGAAAATGAATATATTTCTAGATTAGGATTGAAAAATAAAATTCTTTTTAAATCTTTTGTAGATGATGAGCTGGGCTATTTCTATAAACATGCAGAATGTTTTGTTTTTCCTTCACAATATGAAGGATTTGGGATTCCAGTTTTGGAATCAATGATTTGTGGTTGTCCTGTAGTTTTAGGAAATCATAGCTCATTTCCTGAAGTTGCAGGTGATGCAGGAGTATATTTTGAATTGAATAACTCAGATGATTTAGTTGAAAAAATAAATACCCTGATTAAAAATAAATCTGTTAGAGAATACTTTTCAAAAAAAGGAATTGAGCAGGCAAAAAAGTTTAGTTGGGAAAAAGCAGCAGTAGAATGTATAACTGTATACAACATAGCATGTAAGACTAATTAA